One Methanohalophilus mahii DSM 5219 genomic window carries:
- a CDS encoding DNA polymerase codes for MLKTLCVGFNLGFDLSRLATYSGNSRNQNNGGFTLTLSKKRDDPTIIVRRLNDSNNFKLGSTKNNQGKERFDGHFLDVQCLGQVLLESKHLSLARAGEMLNTEVRKKEGIEHGTVTQDYIDYLITDVRVTYQVYEKLMKELREYQITIPPTRIYSAASIGKHALQQLGIEPFRKHKSNFPAEIIGNIMTSYFGGRCECKIRKTPTKVTVLDFTSMYPTVTMEMGLWDFIIADRLEHEDVTEEIKTLFGKLSLTYLQNTDNWKDFVVMVKIRPEEDVLPVRMNYKGDYGIFNVGINHLSIESGMWFALPDVISSYLLTGKIPEIIQAVRFIPKGTQDELRKSKILGMTIDPAKDNLVQLLVEERQKIKVELAGSEMDDPDYIRLKSRAQAIKILVNSLSYGIFIELNPEEWNSYFRVYGLDNFSTEKNRYEKPGKYFHPLLGSMITAGSRLFLAMAETKLKELGGTHAYMDTDSIFVPPEYAQEIIDYFQPLNPYALDIPLLKPEKEDMWFYGISSKRYALYNYDNGNIKFMEGERSYKLHGLGHLSNPFPNSVVDWHSEIWLDILKLHYNQISVEDIEAKYGNLYAISKLTVSTSNILKRFKNLNEEKPWEKQIKPFNFFTVGFHMQQDKGKPVKPLSPFSMDSQKVVHEPFIDYETGEEKQGLEYFKPLSKIILQYIEHPESKLDGNEGVLERKHVHSDGVLCIGKEANNIVDQPLNVEPAQIFLETAAVEEEILSIPQTQAESCGVDRGNFKRIKDRIKKGKLNLNTPAVKRLLARRVLR; via the coding sequence GTGCTCAAGACACTCTGTGTCGGATTCAATCTGGGGTTTGACCTGAGCAGGTTGGCAACCTATTCAGGAAATTCCAGGAATCAGAACAATGGTGGATTCACACTTACATTATCAAAGAAACGTGACGACCCCACAATTATAGTGCGCAGGCTTAATGATTCCAATAATTTTAAGTTGGGTAGTACAAAAAATAATCAGGGGAAGGAACGTTTTGATGGACATTTTTTAGATGTACAGTGTTTGGGACAGGTACTCCTCGAATCAAAACATTTGTCTCTGGCGAGGGCTGGAGAGATGCTCAATACAGAGGTACGGAAAAAAGAAGGTATAGAGCATGGGACTGTTACCCAGGACTACATTGATTATCTGATCACCGATGTACGTGTCACCTATCAGGTGTATGAGAAATTAATGAAAGAATTGAGGGAGTACCAGATTACCATTCCCCCCACCCGGATCTATAGTGCAGCATCAATTGGTAAACATGCTCTGCAACAGTTAGGAATTGAGCCATTCAGGAAACATAAATCCAATTTCCCGGCCGAGATCATAGGCAATATAATGACCTCATATTTTGGTGGCAGGTGTGAATGCAAGATCAGGAAAACACCAACCAAGGTTACAGTCCTCGATTTTACAAGTATGTACCCAACTGTGACCATGGAGATGGGTTTGTGGGATTTCATAATAGCCGACCGTCTTGAGCATGAAGATGTAACTGAAGAAATTAAAACACTATTCGGGAAACTGAGTCTGACTTACCTGCAAAACACGGATAACTGGAAGGATTTTGTGGTCATGGTAAAGATTCGGCCTGAGGAAGACGTGTTACCAGTCAGGATGAATTATAAAGGAGATTACGGGATTTTCAATGTGGGTATCAACCATCTATCGATTGAGTCCGGGATGTGGTTTGCCCTGCCTGATGTGATCAGTTCATATCTACTGACCGGCAAAATACCTGAGATTATTCAGGCAGTGCGGTTCATTCCAAAAGGTACGCAGGATGAATTGAGGAAATCAAAGATACTTGGTATGACTATCGATCCTGCAAAAGATAACCTAGTACAATTACTGGTTGAAGAGAGGCAGAAAATAAAGGTAGAGTTAGCAGGAAGTGAGATGGATGATCCTGACTATATCCGTCTGAAAAGCAGGGCACAGGCCATCAAGATCCTTGTGAATTCATTGAGTTATGGGATATTCATTGAATTAAACCCGGAGGAATGGAATAGTTATTTTAGGGTCTACGGTCTTGACAATTTCAGTACCGAGAAAAACAGGTATGAGAAACCGGGCAAGTATTTCCATCCTTTACTTGGGTCCATGATTACAGCAGGGTCCAGACTTTTCCTGGCAATGGCCGAAACCAAACTCAAAGAACTTGGTGGTACACACGCCTATATGGATACGGATTCTATCTTTGTTCCGCCTGAATATGCTCAGGAGATTATAGACTATTTCCAGCCATTGAATCCTTATGCTCTGGATATTCCATTATTGAAACCTGAAAAAGAGGATATGTGGTTCTATGGGATTTCTTCCAAGAGATATGCCCTCTACAATTATGACAATGGAAATATCAAGTTCATGGAGGGTGAAAGGTCCTACAAATTGCACGGTCTCGGGCATCTGAGTAATCCATTCCCGAATTCGGTTGTGGATTGGCACAGCGAGATCTGGCTGGATATCCTCAAGTTGCATTACAACCAGATTTCAGTGGAGGATATTGAAGCTAAATACGGAAACCTGTATGCTATCTCCAAACTAACGGTGAGTACTTCGAATATACTGAAGCGTTTCAAAAATCTTAATGAGGAGAAACCGTGGGAAAAACAGATCAAACCATTCAATTTTTTCACTGTTGGATTCCACATGCAGCAGGATAAAGGCAAACCTGTTAAACCATTATCTCCGTTCTCAATGGATTCACAGAAGGTAGTTCATGAACCCTTCATAGATTATGAAACCGGCGAGGAAAAGCAGGGGTTGGAGTATTTCAAGCCACTGAGCAAAATCATTCTGCAGTACATCGAGCATCCGGAAAGTAAACTGGATGGTAATGAGGGGGTTCTGGAAAGGAAACACGTTCATTCAGACGGAGTTTTATGTATCGGTAAGGAAGCGAACAATATCGTTGATCAGCCATTGAACGTGGAACCAGCACAGATATTTCTTGAAACGGCTGCTGTAGAGGAGGAAATTTTATCGATTCCTCAGACACAGGCTGAAAGCTGTGGAGTGGATCGAGGGAATTTCAAACGCATAAAGGATCGAATAAAGAAGGGGAAACTGAACCTGAATACGCCTGCAGTAAAACGACTCCTGGCCAGACGTGTTCTACGTTAA